The following coding sequences lie in one Thermosulfuriphilus ammonigenes genomic window:
- a CDS encoding DciA family protein, with protein sequence MEAIGGIIGSLWKTKGWQERLAGRRIWKVWEEAVGPEVARRAQPADFGRGRLTVRVTNSVWMQQLSLQARYLKRSLNRALGEELVKEITFRLGPVRSKTSESRSPVVVPAEVKEALARELAHIEDEDLREAFLRLRIKAWQAKEAQRRKRPSAWEV encoded by the coding sequence TTGGAAGCCATTGGCGGCATCATCGGATCTCTCTGGAAGACCAAGGGCTGGCAGGAAAGACTGGCGGGCCGCCGCATCTGGAAGGTCTGGGAAGAGGCTGTAGGCCCAGAGGTGGCCCGTCGGGCCCAGCCAGCAGATTTTGGGCGAGGACGTCTTACGGTCAGGGTAACCAACTCGGTCTGGATGCAACAGCTAAGTCTCCAGGCTCGCTACCTGAAAAGGTCTCTCAACCGGGCCCTGGGCGAAGAACTGGTCAAAGAAATAACCTTTCGTCTAGGGCCTGTAAGGTCAAAGACCAGCGAAAGCCGATCTCCGGTAGTGGTCCCCGCAGAGGTGAAAGAGGCCCTGGCCCGGGAGCTGGCCCATATTGAAGATGAAGATCTGCGGGAGGCCTTTTTACGCTTAAGGATTAAGGCCTGGCAGGCAAAGGAGGCTCAGAGGCGGAAAAGGCCCTCGGCCTGGGAGGTGTAA
- a CDS encoding NAD(+)/NADH kinase: MRRIAFVVKKGEKVPREVDRALNECLKARGIEILRDEPFKDVEAIVVLGGDGTLLRTAALAYRLDVPLLGINLGRLGFLTEISLDEVYTALDLLAQRRLDIEERMLLTVTANGHPSPPVLNEVAIVKGPLGRIIRLFTAADGSFITTYTGDGLIVSTPTGSTAYSLSAGGPIVHPALEAIVLTPICPFMLSSRPLILPAGAEIEVCLAAEAEDVVVILDGQSSFHLPPEGRLRIKKAERPLRLFTSPTKCYFDILRRKLKWGDPARPED; this comes from the coding sequence GTGCGGCGTATAGCCTTTGTGGTCAAAAAAGGGGAGAAGGTCCCTCGGGAGGTGGATCGAGCCCTTAACGAGTGTCTTAAGGCCCGAGGGATTGAGATCTTAAGGGACGAGCCCTTTAAAGATGTTGAGGCTATTGTTGTCCTTGGGGGAGACGGGACCCTTCTGCGCACGGCTGCTCTGGCCTACCGTCTGGATGTTCCCCTCCTGGGGATAAACCTGGGGCGTTTGGGCTTCCTGACCGAGATATCCCTGGATGAGGTCTACACGGCCCTTGATCTTCTGGCCCAGAGACGTCTGGATATTGAAGAACGGATGCTTCTTACGGTGACGGCCAATGGTCATCCTAGCCCGCCGGTATTAAACGAGGTGGCCATAGTCAAGGGGCCCTTGGGCCGTATCATTCGGCTTTTTACCGCCGCTGATGGTTCTTTTATCACCACCTACACTGGAGACGGCCTTATTGTCTCCACTCCTACTGGATCTACAGCTTACAGTCTTTCGGCAGGAGGTCCCATTGTTCATCCGGCTCTGGAGGCTATAGTCCTTACCCCTATTTGTCCTTTCATGCTTTCCAGTCGTCCCCTTATTCTCCCTGCCGGGGCGGAAATAGAGGTCTGTTTGGCCGCTGAGGCCGAAGATGTGGTGGTTATTCTAGATGGTCAATCCAGCTTTCATCTTCCTCCGGAAGGACGCCTCCGAATAAAAAAGGCGGAGCGCCCGCTCCGCCTTTTTACCTCACCAACCAAGTGCTACTTTGATATTTTGCGCCGCAAACTCAAGTGGGGAGATCCGGCCCGTCCCGAAGATTAA
- a CDS encoding YtxH domain-containing protein, translating into MTEKRFSTGTVAFSFLLGGIVGAGIALLLAPASGKETRERLREVTGEFKGKAYELTDEAREALAARAEEARLRATRLTEEFKGKASQIKEEAQSKASEVLEKAKGTVEEKKSAVISAFEAGKEAMEREKERLLAKLKREEEEQEELT; encoded by the coding sequence ATGACAGAAAAAAGATTTTCTACGGGAACGGTGGCCTTTTCGTTTCTTCTGGGTGGCATAGTTGGGGCCGGCATTGCTCTGCTCCTGGCCCCGGCCTCCGGTAAAGAGACCAGGGAGAGATTGCGGGAGGTGACCGGTGAGTTCAAAGGCAAGGCCTATGAACTCACAGATGAAGCCAGGGAGGCTCTAGCGGCCAGGGCTGAAGAGGCCAGGCTGCGGGCCACCCGACTGACCGAAGAGTTTAAAGGCAAAGCCAGCCAGATTAAGGAAGAGGCCCAGAGTAAGGCCAGCGAAGTCCTGGAGAAGGCCAAAGGCACCGTGGAGGAGAAGAAAAGCGCCGTAATTTCAGCCTTTGAGGCTGGCAAGGAGGCCATGGAAAGAGAAAAAGAGCGGCTCTTGGCCAAGCTAAAGCGTGAAGAGGAGGAGCAGGAGGAACTCACCTAG
- the recJ gene encoding single-stranded-DNA-specific exonuclease RecJ → METASLWAVKQWLNYLADQARLRHFLRESGLPPLIARILFHRGIGKAAEAREALFPNLSRLHDPFLMADMDRAVARIILAISRREKILIYGDYDADGVTATALLWHFFRRLGHPVEVFFPHREEDGYGFHAHLISRLKETGARLVITVDCGITAHEATALAREAGMEVIITDHHQVPTELPPALAVVNPQRRDCRYPEKNLAGVGVALNLARAVRGRLYRQGRLSRETMPNLRELLDLVALGTVADMAPLRGENRTLVKIGLDLLSQAHRPGIRALKAESGLEGARVGTTEVAFRLGPRINAAGRLEEALLAFRLLTTEKTEEAQELAHKLGQLNSQRQRLEAELLKEALAMIEPEAPAQVLAGSNWPKGVLGIVAAKIQEQLLQPVVLLSIDENGLAKGSGRCPEGLHLYRLLSRCREHLLGFGGHAAAAGLALHISNLEPFKRSFFQAVEEALISAPPVSALKVDARVTIKDLLDPEFLKLFPHLEPFGPGWPEPIFTLSGFKVRQQKTMGNGHLQLLLWQDGLTLPAVAFGMANLAQEDLESFELAVTPELHDFRGQTFLRLRLRHLRPHSAVDAGVQKT, encoded by the coding sequence ATGGAGACAGCTAGTCTTTGGGCCGTGAAGCAGTGGCTCAACTATCTCGCAGATCAGGCCCGTCTGCGGCATTTCCTCAGGGAATCTGGCCTGCCCCCTCTCATCGCCCGGATACTCTTTCATCGAGGCATAGGGAAGGCCGCTGAAGCCAGAGAAGCCCTCTTCCCCAATCTATCTCGACTCCATGACCCCTTCCTTATGGCTGACATGGACCGGGCTGTGGCTCGAATTATCCTGGCCATCTCCCGCAGGGAAAAGATTCTCATCTATGGGGACTATGACGCCGATGGAGTTACAGCCACGGCCCTCCTTTGGCACTTCTTCAGGCGTTTAGGTCATCCGGTAGAGGTCTTCTTTCCTCACCGAGAAGAAGACGGTTACGGCTTTCACGCCCACCTCATCAGCCGTCTTAAGGAAACCGGAGCCCGGTTAGTCATTACGGTTGATTGCGGTATAACCGCTCATGAGGCCACCGCCTTGGCCCGAGAGGCGGGCATGGAGGTTATCATCACCGATCATCATCAGGTGCCCACAGAACTTCCTCCGGCCTTGGCGGTAGTCAACCCCCAGAGAAGAGACTGTCGCTATCCCGAAAAAAACCTGGCCGGAGTAGGGGTGGCCCTCAATCTGGCCAGGGCTGTAAGAGGCCGACTTTACCGGCAGGGAAGGCTATCTCGGGAGACCATGCCCAACCTTCGAGAGCTCCTGGATCTGGTCGCCCTGGGGACCGTAGCCGACATGGCCCCTCTTAGAGGGGAGAACCGCACCTTAGTGAAGATCGGGCTAGATCTTTTAAGCCAGGCCCATCGTCCAGGCATTCGGGCCCTTAAAGCTGAAAGCGGTCTTGAAGGGGCCAGAGTGGGGACCACCGAGGTGGCCTTCCGACTAGGGCCGCGTATCAATGCCGCAGGCCGCCTGGAAGAAGCCCTGCTGGCCTTTAGACTTCTAACCACCGAAAAAACAGAAGAGGCTCAAGAGCTGGCTCACAAACTTGGCCAGCTAAACAGCCAGCGCCAACGCCTAGAGGCTGAGCTCCTCAAAGAGGCTCTGGCCATGATAGAACCAGAGGCTCCGGCTCAGGTCTTGGCTGGAAGTAACTGGCCCAAAGGTGTCCTGGGGATAGTAGCCGCCAAAATCCAGGAACAGCTTCTTCAACCGGTGGTCCTTCTATCGATTGATGAAAACGGGCTGGCTAAAGGATCCGGACGCTGTCCCGAGGGGCTTCACCTGTACCGGCTCCTCAGCCGTTGCCGAGAGCACCTCCTGGGCTTTGGAGGCCATGCCGCCGCCGCCGGACTAGCCCTCCACATCTCTAATCTCGAGCCCTTCAAAAGGTCCTTCTTTCAGGCCGTAGAAGAGGCCCTGATCAGTGCCCCTCCGGTATCGGCCCTCAAGGTTGATGCCCGGGTCACCATAAAGGATCTCCTTGATCCCGAATTCTTGAAACTTTTCCCGCATCTTGAACCCTTTGGCCCCGGCTGGCCGGAACCAATCTTTACTCTTTCGGGGTTCAAGGTGCGGCAACAAAAAACTATGGGCAATGGCCACCTCCAGCTTCTTCTCTGGCAGGATGGTCTGACCCTCCCTGCCGTGGCCTTCGGCATGGCCAACTTGGCCCAAGAAGATCTTGAATCCTTTGAACTGGCCGTCACCCCCGAACTCCATGATTTCAGGGGCCAGACATTTCTACGACTTCGACTCCGCCACCTTCGTCCTCACAGCGCAGTTGACGCCGGTGTTCAAAAGACTTAA
- a CDS encoding sulfite exporter TauE/SafE family protein: MGERWRYFAVFASVGAAMALFYSWGEASPEAQQAIDQIVEGDNSRPWWFWPLVLFVVTFLLGILAVLGGVGGGVLYVPIIGGFFPFNLDFVRGAGLLVALSGALAAGPGLLMRNLASLRLAIPVALIASTAAIIGAMIGLALPKNVVQIALGATILGIVVVMTTAKKSEFPEVKRPDALSQALGMWGIYRESSTGEVYKWYVHRTPLGMALFVVIGIMAGMFGLGAGWANVPVLNLVMGAPIKVSVATSKFLLSITDTSAAWVYLNGGCVLPMMVIPSLVGIMLGSFVGVRLLAVAKPAMVRWVVIGMLLFAGLKALLKGLGIWT; the protein is encoded by the coding sequence ATGGGCGAACGCTGGAGGTATTTTGCTGTTTTTGCATCCGTTGGGGCAGCCATGGCCCTCTTTTATAGCTGGGGGGAGGCCTCACCTGAGGCCCAGCAGGCCATAGACCAGATAGTTGAAGGTGACAACTCGCGTCCCTGGTGGTTTTGGCCCTTGGTTCTCTTTGTGGTCACCTTTTTGTTGGGTATTTTAGCCGTCCTCGGTGGGGTAGGGGGTGGGGTCCTCTATGTTCCTATAATTGGTGGTTTTTTCCCTTTTAATTTGGATTTTGTCCGGGGAGCCGGTCTTCTGGTGGCCCTTTCCGGGGCCCTGGCCGCTGGCCCCGGTCTTCTAATGCGCAACCTGGCCAGCCTTCGGTTGGCGATTCCGGTGGCCCTGATTGCCTCTACGGCGGCCATTATCGGGGCTATGATTGGCCTGGCCCTGCCAAAGAATGTAGTCCAGATAGCCCTAGGAGCCACTATTCTTGGTATCGTCGTGGTTATGACCACGGCCAAAAAGAGCGAGTTTCCTGAGGTGAAAAGACCAGACGCCTTATCTCAGGCCTTAGGAATGTGGGGCATCTATCGCGAGAGCTCCACCGGAGAAGTTTACAAATGGTACGTGCATCGGACCCCCTTGGGTATGGCCCTTTTCGTCGTTATCGGTATCATGGCCGGGATGTTCGGCCTGGGGGCCGGGTGGGCCAATGTACCGGTGCTTAATCTGGTTATGGGAGCCCCCATCAAGGTGTCTGTGGCCACCAGCAAGTTTCTTCTCTCTATCACCGATACCTCGGCAGCCTGGGTCTATCTTAACGGCGGTTGCGTTCTGCCGATGATGGTTATTCCCTCTTTAGTGGGTATCATGCTGGGTTCTTTTGTTGGTGTCAGACTCCTGGCGGTGGCCAAGCCGGCTATGGTCCGCTGGGTGGTCATCGGAATGCTCCTTTTTGCCGGTCTCAAAGCCCTTCTTAAGGGATTGGGAATCTGGACTTAA
- a CDS encoding phosphomannomutase/phosphoglucomutase, whose product MRINPLIFREYDIRGKVGEDLTEEVIRAIGQAFGTTVKRTGGKKITCGRDGRLSSEPFQKALMEGILSTGIDVIDIGLCPTPLMYFSLFHLDTSGGIQVTGSHNPPEFNGFKICVGKETIYGPQIQELRKLIEAEDFETGQGSLSTYEIIPAYKNWVKQDIKLQRPLKVVLDAGNGVAALTAPDLFRELGCEVIELYCQVDGTFPNHFPDPTVPDNIKELQAKVVETKADFGVGYDGDGDRIGVVDEKGNILFGDQLLIIFARDILQRHPGAAIIGEVKCSQVLYDDIARHGGRPIMWKTGHSLIKKKMKEESALLAGEMSGHIFFADRFFGFDDAVYASLRLAEIVAAQDRPLSSFLADLPQTYSTPEIRVPCPDEKKFAIVEGLKEYFKAHYEVIDVDGVRVTFPDGWGLVRASNTQPVLVLRFEALSPERLEEIRQLIESKVKEYL is encoded by the coding sequence ATGAGGATCAATCCACTTATCTTTCGCGAGTACGATATCCGAGGCAAGGTGGGAGAGGATCTTACCGAAGAGGTTATCCGGGCCATTGGTCAGGCCTTCGGCACCACCGTCAAAAGGACCGGCGGAAAGAAGATCACCTGTGGTCGCGATGGACGGCTCTCTTCAGAACCCTTTCAAAAGGCCCTCATGGAGGGGATCCTCTCCACGGGGATCGACGTCATTGATATTGGTCTCTGCCCTACCCCCCTTATGTACTTTTCTCTATTCCACCTTGATACCAGTGGAGGCATCCAGGTAACCGGGTCTCATAACCCCCCTGAGTTCAACGGTTTTAAAATCTGCGTGGGCAAAGAAACCATCTATGGCCCTCAAATTCAGGAGCTCAGAAAGCTTATCGAGGCAGAAGATTTTGAAACAGGCCAAGGAAGCCTCTCCACCTATGAAATCATCCCGGCCTACAAAAACTGGGTTAAACAGGACATCAAACTCCAGCGCCCTCTCAAGGTGGTTCTCGATGCCGGCAATGGGGTAGCCGCCCTTACAGCCCCGGATCTTTTCCGGGAACTTGGTTGCGAGGTTATTGAACTCTACTGCCAGGTCGATGGCACCTTCCCTAACCACTTCCCTGACCCCACCGTTCCTGACAACATCAAGGAACTCCAGGCCAAGGTAGTAGAGACCAAGGCTGACTTTGGGGTGGGGTATGACGGCGATGGAGACCGCATCGGCGTGGTTGATGAAAAGGGCAATATTCTCTTCGGAGACCAGCTCCTGATTATCTTTGCCCGGGATATCCTTCAGCGCCACCCTGGTGCAGCCATTATCGGTGAGGTTAAGTGCTCTCAGGTCCTCTATGATGATATTGCCCGCCACGGGGGCCGACCAATCATGTGGAAAACCGGCCACTCCCTAATCAAAAAAAAGATGAAGGAGGAATCAGCCCTTTTGGCCGGAGAAATGAGTGGTCACATCTTCTTTGCCGATCGCTTCTTCGGCTTTGATGACGCCGTTTATGCCTCTCTTCGACTGGCCGAAATTGTCGCCGCCCAGGACAGACCGCTTTCCAGTTTCTTGGCCGATCTGCCCCAGACCTACTCCACCCCGGAGATCAGGGTTCCCTGCCCGGATGAGAAGAAGTTTGCCATTGTTGAGGGCCTTAAGGAGTACTTCAAGGCCCATTACGAGGTTATTGATGTCGACGGTGTCCGGGTAACCTTCCCCGACGGCTGGGGTCTGGTCAGGGCCTCCAACACTCAACCTGTCCTGGTGCTCAGGTTCGAGGCCTTGTCTCCCGAGAGGCTGGAGGAGATCCGCCAGCTCATCGAATCCAAAGTCAAGGAGTATCTCTAG
- a CDS encoding tRNA1(Val) (adenine(37)-N6)-methyltransferase: MDDEVSCEELFGRLSVCQPRRGYRYSIDAFLLAGFVRLKPGELAVEFGSGCGIVSLILALRFPGARILGLEVQKRLALLAARNLKTSGLQDRVLFLRADVREARQIIAASVDVVLANPPYRPLGTGRLNPLEEETVARHEVLLDLRALLAAAAAILKERGRLYLIYPASRLVALLAESRRLGLEPKRLQVVHSYPGDYGRLVLFEARKGAGEELRILPPFFIYQAPGGPYTSQAEGLFRL; the protein is encoded by the coding sequence ATGGATGACGAGGTCAGCTGTGAAGAGCTTTTTGGCCGGCTGAGTGTTTGTCAGCCCCGAAGGGGGTATCGTTATTCTATAGACGCCTTTCTTCTGGCCGGGTTTGTAAGACTGAAGCCGGGAGAGTTGGCAGTGGAGTTTGGTAGCGGATGCGGGATTGTCTCTCTTATCCTGGCCCTTCGGTTTCCGGGAGCCAGAATATTGGGGTTGGAGGTTCAGAAACGTCTGGCCCTTTTGGCCGCCAGAAATCTCAAGACCTCTGGTCTGCAGGACCGGGTCCTTTTTCTCAGGGCTGATGTGCGAGAGGCCCGGCAGATCATAGCGGCTTCGGTAGATGTGGTTCTGGCTAATCCCCCCTATCGGCCTCTGGGGACGGGGCGTCTTAACCCCTTAGAAGAGGAGACCGTGGCCAGACACGAAGTTTTGCTTGACTTAAGGGCCCTTTTAGCGGCCGCGGCGGCCATCCTTAAGGAAAGGGGGCGCCTTTATCTTATCTATCCGGCCTCCCGTCTGGTGGCCCTTTTGGCAGAAAGTCGCAGACTTGGTCTTGAGCCCAAACGGCTTCAGGTGGTTCATTCCTATCCCGGAGATTATGGACGCCTTGTACTCTTTGAGGCCCGTAAAGGAGCCGGCGAGGAGCTCCGGATTTTGCCCCCCTTCTTTATCTATCAGGCTCCGGGTGGGCCTTACACCTCCCAGGCCGAGGGCCTTTTCCGCCTCTGA
- a CDS encoding DUF1015 domain-containing protein gives MAIVVPFCGLRYNQEKIQLEDVVAPPYDVVSPAQQETFLTRDAHNIFHLELGRVLPGDNETENRYTRASQRFKDWLTKGILIRDKEPSFYYYEMAFSLEEKSLVRRGFICLVRLEDWSSGVIRPHERTFESVTSDRLKLLRSCQAQFSQVFCLYSDPRLQTVKRLKEAAQELLEVRDGTGVIHRLFRVSETKAIRFVRRLLEPQPLYIADGHHRYTTALTYRNEMRRIYGPNPHLAFNYIMMYLCPMEDEGLVILPTHRILKESRLISDLEVSLSPLFKALPVTKERAEEELGRAPKGSFVALEGEESVLFEADTERIMEALKDLPPELRSLEVTIFTELVLKRALGYPEDRLKSPDLLSFTPWAREVLAAARQGHLGFLLKPTTVAELKAVSDAGLTMPHKSTYFYPKILTGLVLYHMDPQEELR, from the coding sequence ATGGCCATTGTTGTTCCTTTTTGTGGTCTCCGCTACAATCAAGAAAAGATCCAGCTGGAAGACGTAGTTGCCCCTCCCTATGATGTGGTCTCTCCGGCCCAGCAGGAGACTTTCCTTACCAGAGACGCCCATAATATCTTTCATCTTGAACTGGGGCGCGTCCTGCCTGGAGACAACGAGACTGAAAACCGCTACACCCGGGCCAGTCAGCGTTTTAAAGACTGGCTGACCAAGGGAATCCTCATCCGGGACAAAGAGCCTTCTTTCTACTACTATGAGATGGCCTTTTCTCTAGAGGAAAAATCCCTTGTTCGCCGGGGGTTCATTTGTCTGGTTCGCCTTGAGGATTGGTCTTCGGGGGTCATTCGGCCCCATGAACGAACCTTTGAATCGGTGACTTCAGACCGTCTTAAGCTATTGCGTTCCTGCCAGGCCCAGTTCAGTCAGGTCTTTTGTCTTTATTCCGACCCCAGACTTCAGACAGTAAAACGTCTTAAAGAGGCGGCCCAGGAGCTTTTAGAAGTTCGAGATGGGACAGGGGTCATTCATCGTCTCTTTCGAGTCTCTGAGACCAAGGCCATTCGTTTTGTCCGGCGACTCCTTGAGCCTCAGCCCCTGTATATCGCCGACGGTCATCATCGTTATACCACCGCCCTTACCTACCGGAATGAAATGCGGCGGATCTACGGCCCCAATCCCCACTTAGCCTTCAACTACATCATGATGTATCTGTGTCCTATGGAAGATGAGGGGCTGGTCATTCTGCCCACCCATAGAATCCTTAAGGAATCACGTCTCATTTCGGACCTAGAGGTCTCTTTAAGCCCTCTCTTTAAGGCCCTACCGGTTACCAAGGAACGGGCCGAGGAGGAACTTGGTCGGGCCCCTAAGGGTTCCTTTGTCGCCCTTGAGGGCGAGGAGTCAGTGCTCTTTGAGGCGGATACGGAGCGAATCATGGAGGCCTTAAAAGATCTGCCTCCAGAGCTTCGCTCCCTGGAGGTGACCATCTTTACCGAACTGGTCCTTAAGAGGGCCCTTGGCTATCCAGAAGATCGACTCAAGAGCCCAGATCTTCTTTCTTTTACCCCCTGGGCCCGGGAGGTTTTGGCGGCGGCCCGCCAGGGGCATCTGGGGTTCCTTCTAAAGCCCACCACGGTGGCCGAACTCAAGGCCGTCTCTGATGCCGGCCTGACCATGCCCCATAAATCCACCTACTTTTACCCCAAGATACTAACCGGCCTGGTGCTATACCATATGGATCCCCAGGAAGAGTTGCGCTGA